A window of the Aspergillus flavus chromosome 6, complete sequence genome harbors these coding sequences:
- a CDS encoding putative 1,4-beta-D-glucan-cellobiohydrolyase (1,4-beta-D-glucan cellobiohydrolase B): MASLSLSKICRNALILSSVLSTAQGQQVGTYQTETHPSMTWQTCGNGGSCSTNQGSVVLDANWRWVHQTGSSSNCYTGNKWDTSYCSTNDACAQKCALDGADYSNTYGITTSGSEVRLNFVTSNSNGKNVGSRVYMMADDTHYEVYKLLNQEFTFDVDVSKLPCGLNGALYFVVMDADGGVSKYPNNKAGAKYGTGYCDSQCPRDLKFIQGQANVEGWVSSTNNANTGTGNHGSCCAELDIWESNSISQALTPHPCDTPTNTLCTGDACGGTYSSDRYSGTCDPDGCDFNPYRVGNTTFYGPGKTIDTNKPITVVTQFITDDGTSSGTLSEIKRFYVQDGVTYPQPSADVSGLSGNTINSEYCTAENTLFEGSGSFAKHGGLAGMGEAMSTGMVLVMSLWDDYYANMLWLDSNYPTNESTSKPGVARGTCSTSSGVPSEVEASNPSAYVAYSNIKVGPIGSTFKS; this comes from the coding sequence ATggcttccctttccctctccaagATCTGCCGCAATGCCCTCATCTTGTCCTCAGTTCTGTCAACTGCCCAGGGTCAGCAGGTTGGGACTTACCAGACCGAAACCCATCCCTCGATGACCTGGCAGACATGCGGTAACGGCGGTAGTTGCAGCACCAACCAAGGCTCCGTTGTCCTCGATGCCAACTGGCGTTGGGTCCACCAAACTGGAAGCTCTAGCAATTGTTACACCGGCAACAAGTGGGATACTTCCTACTGCAGTACCAATGACGCATGTGCCCAGAAATGTGCCCTGGATGGTGCCGACTACTCAAACACTTACGGCATCACCACCAGCGGCAGTGAGGTCCGTCTCAACTTTGTCACCAGCAACTCCAACGGAAAGAACGTCGGTTCCCGTGTCTACATGATGGCCGACGATACCCATTACGAGGTTTACAAGCTGCTGAACCAAGAGTTTACCTTTGATGTGGACGTCTCCAAGCTCCCATGTGGTCTTAATGGCGCTTTGTACTTCGTCGTAATGGATGCCGATGGAGGTGTTTCCAAATATCCAAACAACAAAGCGGGTGCTAAGTACGGTACTGGTTACTGTGACTCTCAATGCCCACGGGATCTCAAATTTATCCAGGGACAGGCCAATGTCGAAGGCTGGGTATCGTCAACCAACAATGCCAATACAGGCACTGGAAACCATGGCTCCTGCTGCGCGGAGCTGGACATATGGGAGTCCAACAGCATTTCGCAGGCTCTCACTCCTCACCCATGCGATACGCCGACCAACACTCTATGCACTGGGGATGCCTGCGGTGGCACATATAGTTCCGATCGCTACAGTGGCACGTGTGATCCTGACGGTTGCGACTTCAACCCATATCGTGTGGGCAACACCACCTTCTACGGCCCTGGCAAGACAATTGATACCAACAAACCGATCACAGTTGTGACCCAGTTCATCACCGACGACGGCACTTCCAGCGGCACCCTATCCGAGATTAAACGGTTCTACGTGCAAGATGGCGTCACGTACCCCCAGCCCAGCGCAGACGTTAGCGGTCTCAGCGGCAACACCATCAACTCTGAGTATTGCACCGCGGAGAATACCCTGTTCGAAGGCTCGGGCAGCTTCGCGAAACATGGTGGGCTCGCCGGTATGGGTGAAGCCATGTCGACTGGCATGGTGCTGGTTATGAGCTTGTGGGATGATTACTATGCCAACATGCTCTGGCTTGACAGCAACTACCCCACCAACGAGTCCACGAGCAAGCCCGGCGTGGCCCGTGGAACTTGTTCCACGTCGTCTGGCGTTCCTAGCGAGGTCGAAGCCTCCAACCCTAGCGCCTATGTGGCCTATTCCAACATTAAAGTTGGCCCTATCGGCTCCACCTTCAAGAGCTGA
- a CDS encoding acetyltransferase, GNAT family produces MTVEVVPLTEADIPEAIEVIQQAFAEDPYFQWVFDPSKLTNSGPSTRSRSTTDRRDGQAMPGTQFNKQRNYDSLAARCLWGINNALFHVAKETGENGVDRVVGVSCWLPPHAASEPESWYSWCQGWLLSWRQMLNNVWHLGRGGLRTNRYWIWKERQQEAQSAIWDDPRGYYFCNIVAVSPKAQGGGIGRKLFEAVTDMADREGVKCYLESSRNVPNVQIYEKMGFRMKKEMECRDGEDVCMLYCMVREPNSEK; encoded by the exons ATGACCGTGGAAGTTGTTCCCCTCACAGAAGCCGACATACCCGAGGCGATCGAAGTTATCCAACAAGCGTTCGCAGAGGACCCATATTTCCAATGGGTTTTCGATCCCTCCAAG CTAACGAACAGCGGCCCATCAACGCGGTCGAGGTCAACCACCGACCGACGTGATGGACAAGCTATGCCTGGAACACAGTTCAACAAGCAAAGAAACTATGATTCTCTCGCAGCACGGTGCCTCTGGGGGATCAACAACGCCCTGTTCCACGTCGCCAAGGAAACCGGGGAGAATGGCGTCGACCGCGTGGTCGGCGTGTCCTGCTGGCTTCCGCCGCATGCCGCCTCCGAGCCGGAGAGCTGGTACAGCTGGTGTCAGGGGTGGCTGCTGAGCTGGCGACAGATGCTCAACAACGTGTGGCATCTGGGACGGGGCGGGCTCCGGACTAATCGGTACTGGATCTGGAAGGAGAGGCAGCAGGAGGCGCAGAGCGCAATCTGGGATGATCCGCGGGGGTACTATTTCTGCAACATTGTGGCTGTTAGTCCCAAGGCGCAGGGGGGTGGGATTGGGAGGAAGTTGTTCGAGGCAGTTACTGATATGGCGGATCGGGAGGGGGTGAAGTGCTATTTGGAGAGTTCGCGGAATGTGCCTAATGTGCAGATTTATGAGAAGATGGGGTTtaggatgaagaaggagatggagtGTCGGGATGGGGAGGATGTTTGCATG CTTTATTGCATGGTTCGTGAGCCTAATTCGGAGAAGTGA
- a CDS encoding putative mitochondrial dynamin GTPase translates to MSGRILSHRLVPLLRTGFLARHVHNAGARTGGLLRSDGSAALRGRTWPVGANSIHNVPAVRGISFARILPKLALKLVKVPAMLGTATVAGLAYIQYQTTQAGNYAIDVLKRAGESAGDAASSIFSEIQNVAEQTQRGWQRTTDSVEVPEWLQNILGFSEGSQNDGSGGGGGGGGQPPRESRAGAAAAAGAAALGYDQGDEHARLTRNAEDDQMMLLTRKMIEIRNILQAVGQSNTLTLPSIVVIGSQSSGKSSVLEAIVGHEFLPKGSNMVTRRPIELTLVNTPHAQAEYGEFPALGLGKITDFSSIQRTLTDLNLAVPERDCVSDDPIQLTIYSPNVPDLSLIDLPGYIQVSGQGQPPQLKQKISDLCDKYIQAPNVILAISAADVDLANSTALRASRRVDPRGERTIGVITKMDLVDPERGYSILTDKKYPLRLGYVGVVSRIPQTTALFSSRGSGNITSAIIKNENAYFSSHPSEFGPQSEVSVGVGTLRTKLMHVLEQTMASSLAGTRDAISQELEEATYEFKVQYNDRPLSAESYLAESLDSFKHSFKAFAENFGRPQVREMLKNELDQRVMDILAQRYWNKPIDDLNPPMPELDPLIDLPKADPESMYWHRKLDASTSSLTKLGIGRLATTVVANAIQNHVESLLANSTFASHPYAQKQIVDACSSILNDRFFSTSDQVENCIKPYKYEIEVEDPEWAKGRENITRVLKDELKACEAALKRVEDSVGRRKIKDVMSFIDKVRKGEVVLEGDGAGGAGGFSSALLATGRESAFLRDRADLLKMRLLAVRSKQCASKKNKYHCPEVFLDVVADKLTSTAVLFLNVELLSEFYYNFPRELDMRLGRHLSDAEVERFAREDPRIRRHLDVIKKKELLELALQKIESIRQLDGRSKHRNADRPLSKEQRNRGWNLF, encoded by the exons ATGAGCGGGAGAATTCTCTCCCACCGTCTTGTTCCGCTCTTGCGGACAGGCTTTTTGGCCCGCCATGTCCATAACGCTGGTGCAAGGACCGGAGGTCTACTACGTTCAGATGGCAGCGCCGCACTTCGAGGACGCACCTGGCCTGTCGGTGCGAACTCGATTCATAATGTCCCCGCTGTGCGGGGGATCTCTTTTGCGAGGATCCTTCCGAAGCTGGCACTAAAATTAGTGAAGGTGCCCGCTATGCTTGGAACGGCTACAGTAGCTGGATTAGCTTATATACAATATCAAACTACGC AGGCAGGAAACTATGCTATTGATGTGTTGAAACGCGCGGGGGAATCGGCCGGTGACGCTGCTTCATCCATTTTCTCCGAAATCCAAAATGTGGCCGAACAGACACAGCGTGGCTGGCAAAGGACTACAGATAGTGTGGAAGTTCCTGAATGGTTGCAAAACATTCTAGGTTTCAGTGAAGGTTCCCAAAACGACGGttccggaggaggaggaggaggaggaggacaaCCCCCAAGAGAAAGCCGGGCGGGTGCCGCTGCAGCTGCTGGGGCGGCGGCTTTGGGGTACGACCAAGGTGATGAGCACGCCCGATTGACCAGGAATGCGGAGGACGACCAGATGATGCTCCTTACTCGTAAGATGATCGAGATCAGGAACATACTTCAAGCCGTTGGCCAGTCAAACACGCTCACATTGCCATCGATTGTTGTCATTGGTTCGCAGTCTTCGGGCAAAAGCTCCGTTCTCGAAGCCATCGTCGGACATGAATTTCTTCCCAAAGGCTCGAATATGGTTACCCGGCGGCCGATCGAACTTACTTTAGTTAATACTCCCCACGCACAAGCAGAATATGGAGAATTTCCGGCCCTCGGTCTAGGAAAGATAACCGACTTTTCTTCGATCCAACGCACCTTGACCGACCTTAATTTGGCAGTCCCTGAGAGGGATTGTGTCAGTGACGACCCGATTCAACTTACCATCTATTCTCCTAATGTCCCCGATCTTTCCCTCATTGATCTCCCAGGCTATATCCAGGTGTCCGGCCAAGGTCAACCTCCGCAGTTGAAGCAAAAGATCTCTGATCTATGTGACAAGTACATCCAAGCGCCAAATGTCATCTTAGCCATATCTGCGGCAGATGTCGATCTTGCTAATTCGACAGCATTGAGAGCAAGTCGCAGGGTAGACCCTAGGGGTGAAAGGACGATCGGTGTCATCACAAAGATGGATCTTGTCGACCCGGAACGTGGCTACAGCATTCTTACTGATAAGAAATACCCTCTTCGCCTAGGCTACGTGGGTGTAGTCTCACGAATCCCTCAGACGACCGCTCTATTTTCCTCTCGAGGAAGTGGCAACATCACGAGCGCGATCATCAAGAATGAAAATGCTTAtttctcttctcatccaTCCGAGTTTGGACCTCAGTCAGAGGTATCGGTTGGCGTTGGAACGTTGCGAACCAAGCTTATGCATGTTCTTGAACAGACGATGGCATCTAGCCTAGCGGGTACTAGGGACGCTATCAGCCAGGAACTGGAAGAAGCGACGTACGAGTTCAAGGTTCAATATAATGATCGTCCGCTGAGCGCAGAGTCTTATCTCGCCGAGAGCTTGGACAGCTTCAAGCACTCCTTCAAGGCATTCGCGGAGAACTTTGGCCGTCCCCAAGTGCGCGAGATGCTGAAAAATGAACTCGATCAACGCGTCATGGACATTCTCGCTCAGAGATATTGGAACAAGCCAATCGACGACTTAAACCCTCCGATGCCTGAGTTGGATCCCCTCATTGACCTTCCTAAGGCCGACCCGGAGTCAATGTATTGGCACCGTAAGCTCGACGCGTCCACATCCTCATTGACGAAACTGGGAATCGGCAGACTTGCTACGACTGTTGTTGCGAATGCAATCCAGAACCATGTTGAGTCATTGTTGGCCAACTCTACCTTCGCCTCTCACCCGTATGCTCAAAAGCAGATCGTGGATGCTTGCAGTAGCATCCTGAATGATCGGTTCTTCAGTACCAGCGATCAAGTCGAGAACTGCATCAAGCCTTATAAATACGAAATCGAAGTTGAAGACCCGGAGTGGgcgaagggaagggaaaacatAACAAGAGTGCTTAAAGATGAGCTTAAGGCGTGCGAGGCGGCTCTAAAACGTGTCGAGGACTCCGttggaaggagaaagatCAAGGATGTGATGTCATTCATAGACAAGGTCAGAAAAGGCGAAGTGGTCTTGGAAGGCGATGGCGCTGGTGGTGCAGGTGGATTCAGTTCTGCCTTGCTAGCCACAG GCCGGGAAAGCGCCTTCCTGCGCGATCGGGCTGATCTCCTCAAGATGAGACTTCTCGCCGTCCGCTCCAAGCAATGTgccagcaagaagaacaagtaCCACTGCCCCGAAGTCTTCCTCGACGTCGTCGCAGACAAGCTCACCTCAACCGCGGTACTATTCCTCAACGTCGAGCTCCTGTCAGAGTTCTACTACAACTTCCCCCGAGAACTGGACATGAGACTAGGCCGTCACCTCTCCGACGCAGAAGTAGAGCGCTTCGCACGCGAGGACCCTCGCATCCGGAGACATCTCGACGtcatcaagaagaaggagctccTCGAACTGGCCCTTCAAAAGATCGAAAGCATCCGCCAGTTGGATGGTCGCAGCAAGCATAGAAACGCCGACCGCCCGCTGTCCAAAGAGCAGAGAAATCGTGGATGGAACCTGTTTTAA
- a CDS encoding NADH-ubiquinone oxidoreductase C3A11.07, with protein sequence MVGSALAIRSKMATPSVMSSLSRRSLSTRPQVLRSARPLRSSGFSQQPVQRTARRSYADAAPAPKPKKGFRFLRWTWRLTLLSGLGLTGYVAYSIYELRHPIEQIAPDPKKKTLVILGTGWGSVSLLKKLDTENYNVVVISPRNYFLFTPLLPSCTTGLVEHRSIMEPIRNITRQKNAYVKFYEAEATKIDYEKRVVYISDDSEIKGDISQTEVPFDMLVVGVGAENATFGIKGVKEHSCFLKEVGDAQKIRTRIMDCVETAIFKDQTEDEIKRLLHMVVVGGGPTGVEFAGEIQDFFEEDLKKWVPEIKENFKVTLVEALPNVLPMFSKQLIDYTESTFKEEAITIRTKTMVKNVTDKYIEAEVTKPDGTKELETIPYGLLVWATGNAVRPVVRDLMSQLPAQKNSRRGLAVNEYLVVNGAENVWAVGDCAITNYAPTAQVASQEGAFLARLFNTMAKTEAIENDLKQLSEAQAQAKSPEERNQIFDEIRERQKQLRRTKQIGPFQYSHQGSLAYIGKERAVADISWLSGNIASGGTMTYLFWRSAYLSMCFSTRNRVLVAVDWVKAKMFGRDVSRE encoded by the exons ATGGTTGGAAGTGCGCTTGCTATCCGGTCCAAGATGGCTACGCCATCAGTCATGTCGTCGCTGTCGCGCAGGTCGCTCTCGACGCGCCCTCAGGTCCTTCGCTCCGCTCGTCCCTTGAGATCCAGCGGTTTCTCCCAGCAGCCCGTTCAGCGCACTGCTCGCCGTTCTTACGCTGACGCCGCGCCCGCGCCGAAGCCCAAGAAAGGATTCAGGTTCTTGCGCTGGACCTGGCGCTTGACCTTGCTCTCCGGTCTCGGTCTCACTGGTTATGTGGCATACAGCATCTATGAGCTCCGTCATCCAATTGAGCAGATTGCACCCgaccccaagaagaagaccctgGTGATCCTGG GTACCGGATGGGGCTCTGTTTCCCTtctgaagaagctggatACCGAGAACTACAATGTCGTCGTCATTTCCCCCCGTAACTACTTCCTTTTCACCCCTCTGTTGCCTTCCTGCACCACGGGTTTGGTCGAACACCGCTCGATTATGGAGCCGATCCGTAACATCACTCGCCAGAAAAATGCCTACGTCAAGTTCTACGAAGCCGAGGCGACCAAGATTGACTACGAGAAACGTGTCGTGTACATCAGCGACGACTCCGAAATCAAGGGTGACATCTCCCAGACTGAGGTGCCTTTCGACAtgcttgttgttggtgtCGGTGCTGAGAATGCAACCTTCG GCATCAAGGGTGTCAAGGAGCACTCTTGCTTCCTGAAGGAGGTCGGAGATGCCCAGAAGATCCGTACGCGTATCATGGACTGTGTTGAGACCGCTATCTTCAAGGATCAGACTGAGGATGAGATCAAGCGTCTTTTGCACATGGTTGTCGTCGGTGGTGGCCCCACTGGTGTTGAGTTCGCTGGTGAGATCCAGGACTTCTTCGAGGAGGATCTCAAGAAGTGGGTTCCTGAGATCAAGGAGAACTTCAAGGTCACCCTTGTTGAGGCTCTTCCCAACGTGCTTCCCATGTTCTCCAAGCAGCTTATTGACTACACCGAGTCGACCTTCAAGGAGGAAGCTATCACCATCCGCACCAAGACCATGGTCAAGAACGTGACCGATAAGTACATCGAGGCTGAGGTCACTAAGCCCGACGGAACCAAGGAATTGGAAACCATCCCTTACGGTCTCCTGGTTTGGGCTACCGGTAACGCCGTCCGCCCTGTTGTCCGGGACCTTATGAGCCAGCTCCCCGCCCAGAAGAACTCGCGCCGTGGTCTCGCTGTTAACGAATACCTGGTCGTCAACGGTGCCGAGAACGTTTGGGCCGTCGGTGACTGCGCTATCACCAACTATGCCCCCACTGCTCAGGTTGCTAGTCAGGAGGGTGCTTTCCTTGCTCGTCTCTTCAACACTATGGCTAAGACCGAGGCCATCGAGAATGACCTGAAGCAGCTGTCGGAGGCTCAAGCACAGGCCAAGAGCCCCGAGGAGCGCAACCAGATTTTCGATGAGATCCGCGAACGCCAGAAGCAATTGCGCAGAACCAAGCAGATTGGTCCCTTCCAGTATTCCCACCAGGGAAGTCTGGCGTACATCGGAAAGGAGCGTGCGGTTGCAGACATCAGCTGGCTGAGCGGCAACATCGCAAGTGGTGGTACCATGACCTATCTTTTCTGGCGCAGTGCTTACCTGAGCATGTGCTTCAGCA CTCGTAACCGTGTGCTGGTCGCCGTCGACTGGGTCAAGGCCAAAATGTTCGGCCGTGACGTCTCTCGGGAGTAA
- a CDS encoding arrestin or S-antigen, C-terminal domain-containing protein yields the protein MTTAHITPLQQDLSVTTTSPVVQLHCSPPESLSSGHTSPSAEHRQSVDPSAVVGANFPKQTNRRASIFRKLAGPRENAKRFLRLGGSVRAQSPPSIRSMSRTQRPRPVSEIVLSPEDARMLASTSLGAGLGTGRMRSHSSSTGSVNQSSAGSVTSAPSSDSMGPFPTLRHEKIVATGSGITVGIALTEPVLYLQGYDHNDPSTKKFAILRGQLHLKVTKSVKIKKISICFRGHAQTDWPEGIPPKKVHYHDKKDLVTHGMMYFNHGDSVLPQNDYGANFYQHAKPVASVTGKDGSPVTITREIFSKSGSSTSLGNGHPTSKELKRLSLQSNHSRSFGKNDPPPSVVAHPQRNYRMFPVGDYLYNFEFTIDGSLPETIKTDLGYVRYDLEAIVERSGAFRPNLLGNLEVPVIRTPAEGSLEQVEPIAISRNWEDQLHYDIVISGKSFPLGSQVPIAFKLTPLAKVECHRIKVYVTENIQHWTADKSVHRFQPAKKVLLFEKRADSASTSTYPGSSMRVTAGGGIDWDHRAAAARGDEIVDRNRTNLLGNLASDSGVGPTEMEFNVQLPSCHEMKNRDESHKLHFDTTYENIQINHWIKIVLRLSKVDERDPTKRRHFEISIDSPFHLLSCKATQANIYLPAYTSPNSDPAPPAQEYECGCPGAAALNRASSNGHSPCSEAEEPPTRAVNRSFTNGSGGLARPPQAHLAHEPSDRADEPPPRPMHLLRAPSFAPPAFEDVPPPPPLITPPPEYTSIVGNNDRETVLEDYFSRLSCYEETADDPRGLGRVDVPLTPGGRVNRSMDVPREWVRLDQSTV from the exons ATGACAACCGCTCATATTACTCCTCTACAGCAGGACCTTTCGGTCACGACCACGAGTCCGGTTGTCCAACTACATTGTAGTCCCCCGGAATCTTTATCGTCCGGTCATACAAGTCCTAGCGCGGAACATCGTCAGTCAGTCGACCCATCGGCCGTCGTTGGCGCCAATTTCCCCAAACAGACCAATCGCCGCGCTTCAATTTTTAGGAAGTTGGCGGGTCCACGCGAGAACGCAAAGCGATTCCTCCGCCTGGGGGGTTCCGTCCGCGCTCAATCGCCACCATCGATCCGCTCAATGTCCCGTACACAGCGTCCCCGTCCGGTCTCCGAGATCGTATTGTCTCCCGAAGATGCACGAATGCTCGCCTCTACTAGTTTAGGAGCCGGTTTAGGAACGGGTAGAATGCGCTCCCACTCCTCTTCTACCGGATCGGTAAATCAGTCTTCTGCGGGGTCCGTAACGAGTGCGCCGTCATCGGACTCGATGGGACCGTTTCCGACGCTACGCCACGAGAAAATTGTTGCAACAGGAAGTGGTATCACGGTGGGCATTGCCCTCACGGAGCCTGTGCTATACCTGCAGGGATACGATCATAATGACCCGAGCACCAAGAAATTCGCCATTCTACGCGGTCAGTTGCATCTCAAGGTCACCAAAAGCgtcaagatcaagaagatatCGATCTGCTTCCGTGGCCATGCACAAACCGATTGGCCTGAGG GAATACCACCTAAAAAGGTACATTACCATGATAAGAAGGACCTGGTCACCCATGGTATGATGTATTTCAATCACGGTGATTCGGTTCTGCCGCAGAATGACTACGGAGCAAACTTTTATCAGCATGCTAAACCGGTCGCCTCCGTTACTGGCAAGGATGGTAGCCCAGTAACTATTACCCGCGAAATTTTCTCAAAATCTGGATCCTCAACCTCTCTCGGTAATGGCCACCCTACGAGCAAGGAGCTTAAACGCCTCTCTCTTCAATCCAATCACTCTCGCAGCTTCGGGAAGAACGATCCGCCCCCTAGCGTAGTCGCTCATCCACAGCGCAACTACCGCATGTTTCCCGTCGGTGATTACCTGTATAATTTCGAGTTCACGATCGATGGCTCCCTTCCAGAGACCATCAAGACAGATCTAGGTTATGTTCGGTATGATTTGGAAGCCATCGTGGAACGATCAGGCGCGTTCCGCCCTAATCTTCTAGGTAACCTTGAAGTGCCGGTCATTCGCACGCCGGCTGAGGGCTCCTTGGAACAGGTCGAGCCGATCGCTATTTCCCGCAACTGGGAAGACCAGTTGCACTATGACATCGTTATCTCAGGGAAATCCTTCCCATTAGGCAGCCAGGTCCCCATTGCATTTAAGTTAACACCGCTAGCCAAAGTCGAATGCCACCGGATTAAAGTCTATGTAACGGAAAACATACAGCATTGGACGGCAGACAAGAGCGTCCACCGCTTCCAGCCGGCCAAGAAGGTGCTACTGTTCGAGAAACGAGCTGATTCAGCCAGCACGAGTACATACCCAGGCAGCTCAATGCGCGTCACGGCAGGTGGTGGGATTGACTGGGATCATCGTGCAGCTGCTGCGAGGGGCGATGAGATTGTGGACCGGAACCGAACAAATCTCTTGGGAAATTTGGCTAGCGACTCCGGCGTGGGTCCGACCGAAATGGAGTTTAATGTCCAACTCCCGAGTTGTCATGAGATGAAAAACCGGGATGAGTCTCACAAGCTACACTTTGACACAACGTACGAAAACATACAGATCAATCATTGGATCAAG ATTGTCCTTCGTCTCTCTAAGGTGGACGAAAGAGATCCGACTAAGCGGAGACATTTCGAGATCTCTATCGATTCTCCATTTCACCTACTTTCGTGCAAGGCCACACAGGCCAACATTTATCTCCCAGCATATACCTCGCCAAATTCGGATCCTGCGCCGCCTGCCCAGGAATACGAATGTGGGTGTCCAGGAGCCGCCGCGCTCAATAGAGCCAGCTCGAACGGCCACTCTCCGTGCTCTGAGGCAGAGGAACCGCCGACTAGAGCAGTTAACCGAAGTTTCACGAATGGCTCTGGCGGCTTGGCACGACCTCCCCAGGCGCATTTGGCCCACGAGCCAAGCGACCGTGCAGATGAGCCTCCACCGCGTCCTATGCATCTTCTCCGCGCCCCGTCATTTGCTCCACCGGCATTTGAAGATGttccaccaccgccacctcTCATAACACCGCCTCCTGAATACACTTCTATAGTCGGCAATAACGACCGGGAGACGGTGCTGGAGGATTATTTCTCTCGGCTATCGTGTTATGAGGAAACTGCCGATGACCCACGGGGCCTCGGACGGGTTGATGTGCCTTTGACCCCTGGAGGGCGGGTGAACCGCAGTATGGACGTCCCTCGGGAGTGGGTTCGCCTGGACCAGTCGACCGTCTAA
- a CDS encoding glucosamine 6-phosphate synthetase (glutamine amidotransferase DUG3) gives MCRFLVYKGRHEIRLSKLVTEPSHSILTQSYDSRLRLDNRRPVNGDGFGVGFYTDPKLGPEPCIFTSTLPAWNCENLERLASKTCSNLIFAHVRATTEGALSDNNCHPFQHNTLMWMHNGNVGGWQYIKRPLGDSLADRWYLGVKGGTDSEWAFALFLDLLEKEGVDPSSDPGPEGFGQALLRRVMVKTIAKINEFIRDIPKRHNVSGIETRSLLNFAVTDGHTVVCTRYISSKTDEPASLYFSSGTKWKEGKVKGHFKMERHDKGADIVLVASEPITFERHNWVSVPANSIVTIHKQTVLLHPIMDEFYSEDLNHDRSSCYAVSKGLVSTAPGTTVQPQNTESKAPAISVNGARVDDHAGLAQHQLELANKCAISH, from the exons ATGTGCCGTTTTCTG GTATACAAGGGCCGACATGAGATACGTCTCAGCAAACTAGTAACAGAGCCCAGTCATTCAATTTTGACTCAATCCTATGATTCCCGTCTTAGACTG GATAACCGCCGTCCAGTAAACGGCGATGGCTTTGGAGTAGGGTTCTATACGGACCCCAAGCTCGGCCCAGAGCCATGTATCTTCACATCCACACTCCCAGCCTGGAACTGTGAGAATCTCGAGCGGTTAGCATCCAAAACCTGCTCCAATCTGATCTTCGCGCATGTGCGCGCAACCACAGAAGGAGCCTTATCAGATAACAACTGCCACCCGTTCCAACACAATACGTTGATGTGGATGCACAACGGTAACGTTGGTGGCTGGCAGTATATCAAGCGGCCGTTGGGCGATTCGCTCGCGGATCGCTGGTATCTGGGCGTGAAAGGTGGCACAGATAGCGAGTGGGCTTTTGCGTTGTTCCTTGACcttttggagaaggagggcgtTGATCCGAGCTCGGATCCCGGACCGGAGGGTTTCGGACAGGCGCTCCTGCGACGGGTGATGGTTAAGACAATCGCAAAGATCAATGAATTTATTAGGGATATACCCAAGAGACATAATGTCTCTGGTATTGAGACCCGTAGCTTGCTCAATTTTGCTGTGACGGATGGCCACACGGTGGTTTGTACGCGGTATATCAGCAGCAAGACGGATGAACCTGCCAGCTTGTACTTCTCATCGGGTACCAAgtggaaggaaggaaaggtcAAAGGTCACTTCAAGATGGAACGTCACGATAAGGGAGCCGACATTGTTCTGGTGGCAAGCGAGCCGATTACGTTTGAGAGAC ATAATTGGGTTTCGGTTCCCGCGAACTCGATTGTCACTATCCATAAGCAGACGGTCCTTCTACATCCCATCATGGATGAGTTTTACAGTGAGGACTTGAACCACGACCGCTCATCCTGCTATGCCGTGTCGAAGGGCCTCGTTAGCACGGCACCGGGTACAACAGTCCAACCTCAGAACACTGAGTCGAAGGCTCCTGCAATTAGCGTCAACGGTGCCAGAGTAGACGATCACGCTGGACTAGCCCAGCACCAACTAGAGCTCGCTAACAAATGTGCTATTTCACATTGA